DNA sequence from the Desulfomicrobium macestii genome:
CCTCGCCGATCAGCGTGTCGGCATGGGCCGTGCCGATGATGTTTTCGATGCCCGTCAGCACGTCGCCTTCGGCATAGCCGCCGCTCTGGGCTCCGGAATTGTTCAGATCCACGTTTACCGGCGCGGAACTTGTGCTGTAGTCGACCCAGTCGCCGCCGGACGTGTTCGAACCGCCGTCGATGGTGTCGGCGCCGGCTCCGCCGTTCAGATTGTCATCACCGTCGCCGCCAGCCAGTGAATCATTGCCGGCTCCGCCGTCCAGGGTGTCGTTGCCGGCCAGCCCGGACAGGACGTTGTCCGCTTCATCACCCATCAGTACGTCGCCGTGCAGCGTGTCGTTCGAACCGACGACATTCTCGATACCTGTCAGAACATCCCCCAGGCCGTGGTTGGCGGTGCCGCCTCCCATCTGGGCGACATCGAAGTCCAGAAGTATGCTGACCCAAGTGGGGCTTGCACTGTAATCGGCCGTGTCGCTGCCGTCGCCGCCGTCGAGAATGTCCGCGCCCTCACCACCAACCAGGGTGTCGTCTCCAGCCCCGCCCAACAAGGTATCCGCGCCGGCCCCGCCCATGATGGTGTCGGCCCCGTTCTGGCCGTCCAGGAAGTTATTGTTCCCGTCACCCGTGATCGAGTCACCGTTGTACGTGCCGATGACGTTCTCGATACCCACAAGGGTGTCGCCCTCGGCGTGGTTGCCGATCCAGCCGCCCGTCTGCCCCCCGGTGTTGTTCAGGTCCACGTTCACCCAGTAGGGACTCAGGCTGTAGTCCGCAGTGTCCGGGAAATAATGGGTCGTGGTCACCGGAATGCCGGAAGTGTCGTCCGTGACCATCAGGATGCTCTCGCCCCCGACCAGCAAGTCCGCCCCGACCATGCTCGCGAAAACGTTGCTCTTGTAGTCCTCGCCGATCAGCGTGTCGGCATGGGCCGTGCCGATGATGTTTTCGATGCCCGTCAGCACGTCGCCTTCGGCATAGCCGCCGCTCTGGGCTCCGGAATTGTTCAGATCCACGTTTACCGGCGCGGAACTTGTGCTGTAGTCGACCCAGTCGCCGCCGGACGTGTTCGAACCGCCGTCGATGGTGTCGGCGCCGGCTCCGCCGTTCAGATTGTCATCACCGTCGCCGCCAGCCAGTGAATCATTGCCTGCATTGCCGAACAGCGTGTCGTCGCCGGCCAGCCCGGACAGGACGTTGTCCGCTTCATCACCCATCAGTACGTCGCCGTGCAGCGTGTCGTTCGAACCGACGACATTCTCGATACCTGTCAGAACATCCCCCAGGCCGTGGTTGGCGGTGCCGCCTCCCATCTGGGCGACATCGAAGTCCAGAAGTATGCTGACCCAAGTGGGGCTTGCACTGTAATCGGCCGTGTCGCTGCCGTCGCCGCCGTCGAGAATGTCCGCGCCCTCACCGCCAACCAGGGTGTCGTCTCCAGCCCCGCCCAACAAGGTATCCGCGCCGGCCCCGCCCATGATGGTGTCGGCCCCGTTCTGGCCGTCCAGGAAGTTATTGTTCCCGTCACCCGTGATCGAGTCACCGTTGTACGTGCCGATGACGTTCTCGATACCCACAAGGGTGTCGCCCTCGGCGTGGTTGCCGATCCAGCCGCCCGTCTGCCCCCCGGTGTTGTTCAGGTCCACGTTCACCCAGTAGGGACTCAGGCTGTAATCCGCGGTGTCCGGGAAATAATGGGTCGTGGTCACCGGAATGCCGGAAGTGTCGTCCGTGACCATCAGGATGCTCTCGCCCCCGACCAGCAAGTCCGCCCCGACCAGGCTCGCGAAAACGTTGCTCGTGTAGTCCTCGCCGATCAGCGTGTCGGCATGGGCCGTGCCGATGATGTTTTCGATGCCCATCAGCACGTCGCCCTCGGCATCGCCGCCGCTCTGGGCTCCGGAATTGTTCAGATCCACGTTTACCGGCGCGGAACTTGTGTTGTAGTCGGCCCAGTCGCCGCCGGACGTGTTCGAACCGCCGTCCAGGGTGTCGGCGCCGGCTCCGCCGTTCAGATTGTCATCACCGTCGCCGCCAGCCAGTGAATCATTGCCGGCAGCGCCATCCAGGGTGTCGTTGCCATCCCCGCCGTACAGGGTGTCGTCGCCCACTCCACTGTACAGCCAATCGTCGCCGTCAAAGCCGTGGACAAGAAATGTCGCGTCGGCGCGGGTGGTGGCGGTCGTGCCGCTAATGAGGTCCTCGCCATTGGTGCCCCACACCTGAACGGGGACGCTGTGCATGTCGAAGGTCGTTTCGGGAGTGACGGTCAGGCCGTCGGTCACGGTGAAGGTGAAGCTGTCGTCCTCCACGACGCGAATCTCGGAACCGGCCACGGGAGCGAAGCGGTAGGAGACGCGCCCGGCATCAATGTCGGCCTGGGTAAAGACCGTACCGGAGAAGTTCGTGATGGCGATGCCGTCCAGCAGCAGCGTGCCGAACTCCGGAGCGTGGGTAATCGTATAGGCAAGTTCCGATGCCGCGTTGTCGACATCTCCGGCATGGAGGTATCCCGCAAGGGAGACGGTGGCTTCGGCTTCCACGTTGATTGTCGCGTTGACGTCGATCACCGGCGCGTCGTTGACCGGGTTGACGGTCAGGTTCGCGGCAGTCGCCGTCGCGCCGCCATTACCGTCGGAAATCGTATAGCCGAAGCTGACGGCGCCGTTCCAGTCGGCAGAGGGCGCGAAGGTCCACGTGCCGTCGCCGTTGTCGGTCAACGTGCCATCGCCCGAGGCGACGGAAAGTCCGGTCACGGTCAGGGCGTCGCCGTCCGCGTCCGAGGCGGTGGCCAGCAGATCGGCCCGCGAAAAGACCAGGCTGCCCTCTTCGTCGATGGAGCCGAGGTCCACGGAACCGCTGACGAAAGGCGCGTTGTTTGAATCGCCCGTCCCGTCATCCCCGGGCAGGGTGCCGGCCGCCTCCTCCCAGTCAGGGAAAGACGGACCGGAAGCAGAGGTCAACGCCCCGCCGCCCTCGGCGCTGAAGGAAGCCATATCAAGAAGCTGCCCCATGCCCAGATCTTCACCGACATCTTGCTGCAGAAACTCGGTGCCCGCCACGCTGGCCTGATGAACGCCCAGCGGCTGGCTGACATGTGCGTCAACTTCCTGCTCGGGGTGCTGAATGTCGAACATGATCAGAGGTTCCCCGGTGTCCGGAGAAATAAGCACAAGCTCCTTGGCGTCATCGGCCAAAGCTACGGAGAACTCCTCCCCTCCTTTCAACCGGACGACATAATCACCCCGATCCCCGGACACGATCTCGACATCTTCAGGAGCAGCGGCAAGAACCAGCCGGTCGCCATGGCTCAGGTTCAATCGACCGCCGTTGTCAATCCGCACTTCCTGAAAGTCACCGTTTTCCTGACGTACGCCTACATTGATAGTATACATAGAATCTCTCCTCGATCACGTTTTGAAGCTATGATTCGAGGTCAAGCTAACGAGATTCAATATACTTAGTAATATGCATATTTGTTTAATTTGACGTGTTGTTATATACATAAATTAGGTAGATTTTATTCCGTGTTTGAGAATAAAATACTTATTTACCTAGGCATATAATCAAACCGGCTCTCGCCATTGCAAGTCACGCCCATGACACTCCTGAAATCTCGAGGACAGTGCATTGGCAAGTATGCAAAAATTGTTGAATGGGTGAAACGAATCGCGCGGATGTGAAATATACGAAATGCCTACATACTTTGAGAGCAAGGGCATGTGCCAGACAGGATGGCGGTCCGTGCCTTGAATGATACCGCATCACGATGCCGAGCCGAAACGCGGTGTATCGTGTTTCCGAATCCGGTCCTTCAGAAAATTCGCCCACAGCATCTGCAATATCGGAAATGAAAAGAAAATATCAAAGAGAAGGAACTCTGAGGCCCCGCTTTTCAACGGACTTGCGCAATGCGTCCACCTGCAAAGGCAGGAGTTTGCGCAAATCGTAACCATTCACCACGGTCCTGCGGGCCTCTTCCCGCACGTTGCGCAAGTGCCTTCGATTTTCCAGCGCTTCAATGGTCCGGCCCGCAATGGCCTGGGGAGACCGAAAATCGGTCATGAGGACGTTATGTCCATCAGTGGCCACCTCCCGCACGGGCTCCGTATCTGAAGCCACCACCAGGCATCCGCACGACAGAGCTTCCAAAAATGACCATGAAAGGACAAACGGGCGCGTCAGATAGACATGCACCGAAGACGCCTGAAGCAACGTTCGGTAATGTGCGTACGGAAGCGCCCCGACGAAATGGATGCGCTCCGGATCGGGCCGAAGCCGTTCCACGAGCACTTCCTTCCAGGTTTTTCCGGGGGCGGGCGGCGCGCCGTAGCACGACCGGTCACTCCCCCCAATGACCACATGGCATTCAGGACGCTTTCTGACCACTTCCACAGCGGCTTCCAAAAACTGAGGAAACCCCCGGTAGGGCTCCATGCCTCGCGTGGCGTAGGTCACGATCTCGCTTGCCCCTGAAAGGTCAAGACCGGGAAGCACCATGCGCGAGG
Encoded proteins:
- a CDS encoding cadherin-like domain-containing protein, which translates into the protein MYTINVGVRQENGDFQEVRIDNGGRLNLSHGDRLVLAAAPEDVEIVSGDRGDYVVRLKGGEEFSVALADDAKELVLISPDTGEPLIMFDIQHPEQEVDAHVSQPLGVHQASVAGTEFLQQDVGEDLGMGQLLDMASFSAEGGGALTSASGPSFPDWEEAAGTLPGDDGTGDSNNAPFVSGSVDLGSIDEEGSLVFSRADLLATASDADGDALTVTGLSVASGDGTLTDNGDGTWTFAPSADWNGAVSFGYTISDGNGGATATAANLTVNPVNDAPVIDVNATINVEAEATVSLAGYLHAGDVDNAASELAYTITHAPEFGTLLLDGIAITNFSGTVFTQADIDAGRVSYRFAPVAGSEIRVVEDDSFTFTVTDGLTVTPETTFDMHSVPVQVWGTNGEDLISGTTATTRADATFLVHGFDGDDWLYSGVGDDTLYGGDGNDTLDGAAGNDSLAGGDGDDNLNGGAGADTLDGGSNTSGGDWADYNTSSAPVNVDLNNSGAQSGGDAEGDVLMGIENIIGTAHADTLIGEDYTSNVFASLVGADLLVGGESILMVTDDTSGIPVTTTHYFPDTADYSLSPYWVNVDLNNTGGQTGGWIGNHAEGDTLVGIENVIGTYNGDSITGDGNNNFLDGQNGADTIMGGAGADTLLGGAGDDTLVGGEGADILDGGDGSDTADYSASPTWVSILLDFDVAQMGGGTANHGLGDVLTGIENVVGSNDTLHGDVLMGDEADNVLSGLAGDDTLFGNAGNDSLAGGDGDDNLNGGAGADTIDGGSNTSGGDWVDYSTSSAPVNVDLNNSGAQSGGYAEGDVLTGIENIIGTAHADTLIGEDYKSNVFASMVGADLLVGGESILMVTDDTSGIPVTTTHYFPDTADYSLSPYWVNVDLNNTGGQTGGWIGNHAEGDTLVGIENVIGTYNGDSITGDGNNNFLDGQNGADTIMGGAGADTLLGGAGDDTLVGGEGADILDGGDGSDTADYSASPTWVSILLDFDVAQMGGGTANHGLGDVLTGIENVVGSNDTLHGDVLMGDEADNVLSGLAGNDTLDGGAGNDSLAGGDGDDNLNGGAGADTIDGGSNTSGGDWVDYSTSSAPVNVDLNNSGAQSGGYAEGDVLTGIENIIGTAHADTLIGEDYKSNVFASMVGADLLVGGESILTVTDDTSGIPVTTTHYFPDTADYSLSPYWVNVDLNNTGGQTGGWIGNHAEGDTLVGIENVIGTYNGDSITGDGNNNFLDGQDGTDTILGGAGDDTLVGGEGADILDGGDGSDTADYSASPTWVSILLDFDVAQMGGGTANHGLGDVLTGIENVVGSNDTLHGDVLMGDEADNVLFGLTGNDTLDGGAGNDLLAGGDGDDNLNGGAGADTLDGGSNTSGGDWADYNTSSAPVNVDLNNSGAQSGGDAEGDVLTGIENIIGTAHADTLIGEDYTSNVFASLVGADLLVGGESILMVTDDTFGIPVTTTHYFPDTADYSLSPYWVNVDLNNTGGQTGGWIGNHAEGDTLVGIENVIGTYNGDSITGDGNNNFLDGQNGADTIMGGAGADTLLGGSGDDTLGGGEGADFIDGGDGFDTADYSASPTWVNIDLSVTVAQTGGGVDNHGLGDTLTGIEEVLGTNDTLHGDVLTGDDADNILDGLSGNDTLHGGGGNDTLYGHEGFDVLYGGDGDDLLQDHGGNDTLYGGAGDDALVGGDGRDVLYGGEGNDTLVGGNTTDPASSIPIWDTLNGGAGADVLTGLGLGEVADYAGSLAVEIDLNNVIQVQGNGAAGNDAIGDELHDILNVSGSSFADTLIGNEHDNYFWGQQGDDLLVGGAGADTLLGVEGDNTLEGGTGGDVLRGGTGHDIASYRNAAAGVLVDMNDQNKEPLLYPDGQAGAGVDGEEHGDHLLFIDGVWGSEHGDTLLGRDVGWDGEYNMSSNDELHGFGGDDSLVGFGGSDSLYGGDGNDTLIGWKYDLLNTNMNRDSGVDLLDGGAGDDLLIGAPEDSVHGGEGFDVFALEAEDLSFSHTLDLSAMVSEGRISGIEKISLYGVNGWEANVLTLQASDVLDVSDTDTLWVFGEGPAEVIATDSGWSLVGTNVVGSDGFDYNHYTNTVGTSIVHLMVAEDIATQHVASFP
- a CDS encoding glycosyltransferase, producing MGRDPGNEVVFATQEERPEWNIPGVRKVVYVPERPEQAPEQAQKQTLMGRFRNTEKKAEAALRAMLQLRAQGFVPDVIYGHSGWGSTMFLQDVFPEAAFMGYFEWFYGADSADMRFSGKPLSLEARTEVRVNNLPILTDLAACDHGICPTRWQLEQFPPEFRSKISVIHDGLDTDFFSPDAASRMVLPGLDLSGASEIVTYATRGMEPYRGFPQFLEAAVEVVRKRPECHVVIGGSDRSCYGAPPAPGKTWKEVLVERLRPDPERIHFVGALPYAHYRTLLQASSVHVYLTRPFVLSWSFLEALSCGCLVVASDTEPVREVATDGHNVLMTDFRSPQAIAGRTIEALENRRHLRNVREEARRTVVNGYDLRKLLPLQVDALRKSVEKRGLRVPSL